CTTTTCTGAAGTAAGGAGTACTTCTCAGTTAAGTTCCATACTTAATAATCTAcccttgaattttaattttatttattttgagtgagagagtgagcgagcaggaaggggcagagagagaatcccaggtagggtCTACAGCAGTGTAGAGCCCGACTCGTGGCTTGAACTTaagaaccgtaagatcatgacctgagtgaaaaccaagagttggatgcttaaccaacagattGACCCAGGTGTCCTTCCTggaaatttttatgtatattgaAACCATGCAAACATGATTTTATGctgatatgtatgtatttatgtatgtgtatatgtatacatatatatatttagaattagaTTTTGTATCCAGCTATTTATAAATAGGTTTATTCCCTCATTGACAAGTCTGGTGGACTTCTGGGTTTCTGTGATGGTGTAGTTCCTGCTTGGGCAAACACATTGAGAAATTAACAGTTCAAAAAGGGCTTTCTGGAGTAAATCTCTAAATTTAGGATCTTCTTGATTTGATAGTTATTAAAGTTCCTTTCCAGTGGCTCCTGGCTGTTTTATTAAGCAACAGCTATTGGGgtaaattctttctcttaaaCTATGTGAATACTTTTAGGAATTTAGTAGAGTTCTACAAAGTGTTCTGTCTTCTCAAGGGTTTTTGAGTAGTGTGTGGAATGCAAACATACACAGAGCTAGAGTCAGTAAACCGAGATCAAGCACACTTAGGATGCGATGCTGTGCCATGGAGTCGTCTAGGAGTGGAAGAGGAGTGATTTAAGCATTTCCTGGGGAGTCAGTGAAGTTTTCTTGAGTAAGTATTGGGTGTGCTAGTGAAGTCACCAGGTTTGCCTCTTTAGTAGTTAAAATTCCATTAAGTACTTGGAAATGACCTTTTGAAATAGTTGTCCCCTAATCCTTTCATACTATGTAGACTAAATTGgcaaaatcagttttgtttttgagagagagagaatgagcgtgtgcatgcatgcatatacacAAGTGCACAAGCAGAGTAGGGACAGAGGGactgggaaagagaatcttaagcaggcttcatgcccagtgtgagCCTGATGCTTGATTTCTtcactttgagatcatgacctgagccaaagtcaggagtcagagCCTTACTGCTTGAGCCACTCAGTTCctaataaatgaaatatgtagTTGTATTTAATAACATTTCTATTTACTATTAACAGTTACAGTTTGAGGATTTTTCTCCCGTAAGTCATTGGCTTTAATATTCAGGGTCTTCACCTTTAATACTGATCTTGCTATGGGCCGTCTAGTACAGAAATCTAGTAATGGTGGGTAATACCAAAATTGCCTTCATTCAGTTATACTCAGAAattagagacatttttttttcatttttttttctttctctcattggAGAATGACTATAATTCCAGTGCATAGCTATTAGAGAAGAAAGGTCAACCTGCTCATGCATAATTGGACATTTTGTTTCTGGGTACTTATGTtgaataatccttttaaatttagtATATTGGAAGCTTTTGGTCAAGTTGAATTACTCAAGTCATTATGGACTAATGATAATGCTATTGTATTTTGGCATGTGTGCTTATATTTAAGAGATGTATAATTTTTGGACTCGGCCAATTTAATCAGGACATTGGACTATTTTGAAAGAGGATAAAAcatatcattttttctttcttttttttttttttttttaacagccttTTAGGTGTCCCCATTGCATATGATAACATCAAAGTGGTAGGTGAACTGGGAGATATTTATGATGATCAAGGACACATTCATCTAAACATTGAAgcagattttgttattttctgcccTGAACCAGGGCAAAAGcttatggtatgtatatatatttaaagcttTCTTTGTATAGTTGTATAATGATATAATTTGGAAGATTTTTAAGACTATACACCTCGAGAAGTAAATGGCTTGCTATTGTGGGTAGCTAaaagttattttctaaaatgtttatttttgaaagagaaagcaggggaggggcagagagaggggggcaaaggatctaaagcaggctctgcgctgacagcagagagcccaacatggagctctaactgatgaaccatgagatcatgccgtgagcccaagtcagatacttaactgactaagccacctagacacccctaaaaattattttcaaagaaaaaaagtcaattcaACCTTGGTAACTTTTTAAACTCCATTCTTCTAGAACTCACCTGTGTATGCAGAGTATGTGTGTCATacaatttattctcttctttgtATAGCACCAGAACGATcttaagtgataaaaaaaaataactagtttcttatttctcaattatataccaataaaggATTTAAACAGGggctaggggctcctggatggctctgtcagttgagcttcctaatgcggctcaggtcatgatctcacagtttgtgagttcgagtcccatgtcagactgtgctgacaggtcagagcctggggcctgcttcagattctgcttctctctgtctctctctgccccccccccccccgctcatgcgcacacgcgctctctctcccacccccccccgtctcaaataaacattaaaaaaatatttaaaagattcaAACCGTGTAGTAGTGTTTCAAATAGGAGTTCAAATAGGAGTTGAAAATTCAAATAGTTGTGGGACCAGGCAGGTAATGAAAGTGAATGAACAATGAGGTTAGGGCACCCATCAGGTGCTATGGTAATGAAGGCCCTGTTGGGAAGGTTTTTTAAGACAATCTAGATATACAGATAGATGTGAAATTGACTGTCTTCTACCAGCAGTTTTGAGTGTATTTgttggtgggtgtgtgtgtgtattcatacatagtttgtatgtttttttctttaagcacttcctataaaattttttattaatggtTCTTATAAGATTAACTTTTATTGTTAATGAATATACTGATCAAATTTCACTGACAAATTCTACAAggcatttctaatttaaaaaaatttttacagtgTCGGTTAAACTGGTAGAAATAGTATCCTGGGCCTGCCAAAGTTGGGTTATACAGCTAGCTTCCATACTATTAAAGTTGGCAgatttgtacttaaaaaaatttcgaCACTTAACTCATCTGCTTTGTGTAAGTTACCATAAACATGGAAATAACATACTGTACAGAAGGtataaaactaagaataaaattaCTCCTTTTACTCTATTCCAGTCTTCAAATACATCTGGGcagttttttccaatttttaattttaaacatggtataatttacatacaataaaataagaGATCTAAATTATATACAACAAAATGCATAGATCATAGTGTTCAGTTCAATGAATTCTGACAAGTGCATATATACCATTTTATTTGAGAATGACCGTCATGCCCTTTCCTGGTCAGTCCTCTCTTCTAGATCCAACcactgttctgcttctgtttatCATACATTAGTTTTGCTTAAGCTTCTCATTTTATATTAGTGGAAATTTTCATTATACACTCTTTGATGAAAATCTGACCTCTTTTGTTCAACATGTTTTTACACTTCATCCATGCTGTTTGAtggtatattcatattttattcctttttgttcatAGAATTCGGTTATATGAGTGTATTACAATTTGATTGTTCAtcttcattgatggacattttggtttcCAGTCTGGAgctattatgaatgaagctgtgtgaatgtgtattttcatttctcctaggTAGGAACTGGAAGCTGTATTGTAAGTCAGAGGGTAGGTGTTTGAGGAATTAGCctgtttttcataaaattaaacattcaacACTATTAGTTGCTCTGTGTCCTTGCCAGCATCTGGTTTTGTTAGTCTTTTAATTAAACTGATGGATAATACTAGGTTCTCCTTAATTTGCGTTTTCCTTCGtgagatttttcttgtgtttcaaTAAGAAAGGCCTGTTTAagtgctttgcccatttttagcTGGACTTTTGTGTTACGGAGGTTTAGTAGTTCTGTTTATAAACTTCATACTTTTTAGCTTTAAagcttctaaaaatgtttttgtgattCACAGTAGCCATGCTCAAGATCTACTGATGAAGGATAAGTTGTCTTCAAATACAGTGCTTATTATATCCTACTAAAGttaattgttaaataatttttttttatgtttatttctgagagagacagaatgtgaatgggggaagggtagggagagatggagacacagaatccaaagcaggctccagactcccagttatcagcacagagcctgatgcggggctggaacccacaaaccttgaaatcatgacctgagccgaagtcaggcacttaagtGACCATGCCTTCCAACAATGCTTTTTAAGCTTTGAAATTCAGACTGTTTATGGAAATATAATGTGGATCCTAGTTATAAAAAACATATGCTTCCTGCCTTGAGGTCTTTTCACATTTAGGTAATACCAAACAGTATTTTCTGCTTGGTTTCAATATGGTTATAATCTGCTCCCCAGGGAGTCCTGTAGCAGGAGCTGAGGtaggttgttttggttttttttttagaggtgGGAAGAGTTAGTTGTTTATCCAGTTAGGCAATTGATATGCATGCAGTTTACCAAAGTTCCAGCCTTCTAAAAACTCTACAGTGTTTAAAATGGTTTAGTATAACatgtaaattttaattgaaaatcttTTTCCATATGAAATTATTCCATTATTTCAATGTTTTCTCTTTAAGATCAGTTTGAAgcttataaagttttatttaccttttaaactCTTTAGATAGCttgatgctttttttctttcttcccagggTACAGTTAATAAAGTGTCTTCTAGCCACATTGGCTGTTTAGTACATGGGTGTTTCAATGCCTCCATCCCTAAACCTGAGCAGATGCCAGCTGAGCAGTGGCAGATCCTAGAGATAAATGTGGGTGATGAACTAGAATTTGAAGTATTTCGTTTGGACTCAGATGCTGCTGGAGTATTCTGCATTCGGGGAAAATTAAATACCTCTAGGTCAGTTCCTaatcacattattttaatttttgtagtcATTTCTGTTTAATTCTGAATTTAGAGAACATAAGCCCCTCTTTcggaaagtaatttttttagaatATGCCATAAAGTCAATGTAAATTGGAATCTTAAGTGCTTTGACAGCATATTGAATATTCCAAAGGTCTGCACTTCTAGCTAATGGGTCTGTAGTTTACTAACTCAATCTTCCTATTTTCTagtttggttaattttttaaaaagttgatccTTGAGCTTGAAACTGTTGAAAGCTTAATCATATTTGATTAATGTCACTATGCCAGGTagataatttctgtatttttctgttagCTCATTGAAATTACTTAGTTGGATGTAGCTAGTGCTACTGGATGGGACTCTGCATCCAGTAGAGAGGGCTACTTCACTGATCcttggttttttgtgttttggtttttttttcttttttttttttttactgttaactcacaactttgaaaaaaatgaataatttgaaaCAAGGATTCATAGATGGGAAACTCCATTAATTTTGGTAGACAGTACACGTGTATTTTTTATCGCTCGTCAGTTGTTTGGCTACCAAGCCTGAGTATTGTGATGTTTCATGCACAGTGAGCAAATTTTTttgaatcaaaacaaaatttataaggtacattttgataaaaatattttatgtaatttttatgtatgaaaaCAGTCTGGAAGgactttggaaaaattttaacttttccaAGACATTTTAATGAGCTGAGGGATAACAGAATACAATATTTGATATTTATGCCATACTTCTGTATCTTGTACTACTGTCATTATTTAGAAGAAAGATTAACATTTGGTATATTCttgatctcattttattatttttgtttattgctctgtaattttttttttaactgttactTTAGTTTACAAACCAAGTGCTGTACAGTTTCTGAAGAAGTAACAGAAACTGGCACTGAAGAAATTGTAGAAAAacctctgaagaagaaaaagaaaaagaagacagacccAGAGCCATATGAAGTGGAGAGTGATAACAGAGAACTAGCAGATTTTGCAGATGTCACTGTGAAAGAAGAGACAAACCTGCAGATTAATAATACGAATGGCTTCCAGAACGAAGagccaaagaagaagaagaagaaaaggcaccAGGAGGACCAGGATCCTGTTTTCCAAGGTAGTGACTCCAGTGGTTACCAGAGTgaccataaaaagagaaaaaagaaaagaaaacagtgaggAAGCTGAATTTACCCCACTTTTGGAACACTcatctaaaaagaaaagggaaaagtaatTCCTTTAGTGCATTTTACTCAGTTTTTTGAAGATTGATTTACATACAGTAGACGAATAAATGTGGGAATCATATGAAATGCTTGTGTATTCCAGTAGTCTGCAAAACAGGAAACATTTCATTAGTAGGAATTTTTGGTGCTAAAGTGGTAATTACTTTAGGAAATACCAATATTATCAAACTGCCATTTTATTGTATACAGAATAAGAGGATAAGACCTCTCTCAAGTCttgcatttttccagtttttacatgctacataaaattatttctgtcaTCTGAAGACTGGTAAAGGACTTTGTAATAGAGTGTTATTTGTATCATTACCGAATGGTTTTGAGCTTGTGTATTTTTTAGTAGGTTTGACCTTCAGTCATAATATTATATgagatttttagattttcttttctctggctacTATGAGATTTCTATGGTTCAATTTAGAATGGTTTGCCAAAGGAGCTCTGAAGTCTACAGAGCTCATTAGAACCATGCCACTATTGACAGTGGTAGGAAACATTGTTCACTGTTCTTCCCTTCCAGATGtatgttggtttttgtttctggtttttttttttttttttttgtataagagGTTGATGTAGAGGGCTCTTCTCTTGTACTTGTTTATGTGTGCCTCAGCTGTAAATGCCATTCTTACTAGTAGGAAATTTCTCAACTACTTTATAATAATTGGGTTAAGGTATTAAAAATGATTCTTAAGAGAAAATTGCACTGCGAAATGTGGACTGTGTCTTAACTACaggaaaacactgatgaaatgaCAAGCTGGTTCAGGCTGATAATCAATGCATGGCCACATTCATTGATTGAACAGTACCTGACCACTTTGCTGTGTGTAAAACATTCTACTAAGGAACAGATGTATAATGACTGTAGTTCCTTCCCTTATGTAGTGTCATAGGAGAAACAGATGCACGCATGCAcaatatatataagtaaaatacagAAAGGCAGTAATTCTGGGAAGTCCTAAAAACAAGAGTGTCTACTGAATGTTAATTGTATTAATATCTGTAAATGGATGAATGGTTGAAATGAATTTCAAGTGGCAACCATTTTGTTGCCATTTATCTATTATCAGATGTAGTACTGGTCTCACACTATTAAATTTTACTAATATATAAATTCTGCAGAAAGTGTATCTTGATCCAAATCTATAGTACTAGAATACAGAGTTTGGAGAGTAGCATACGTTCACATGCTTGTTCTTAATTAAGAAGACCAGACAATGGACCAGGccaatttctttttctacagTTTAG
This DNA window, taken from Neofelis nebulosa isolate mNeoNeb1 chromosome 4, mNeoNeb1.pri, whole genome shotgun sequence, encodes the following:
- the POLR1F gene encoding DNA-directed RNA polymerase I subunit RPA43, which produces MAAGCSEAPPPKAASEGPVAGPAGVLPCLELPTYAAACALVNSRYSCLVAGPHRRHIALSPRYLNRKRTGIREQLDAELLRYSESLLGVPIAYDNIKVVGELGDIYDDQGHIHLNIEADFVIFCPEPGQKLMGTVNKVSSSHIGCLVHGCFNASIPKPEQMPAEQWQILEINVGDELEFEVFRLDSDAAGVFCIRGKLNTSSLQTKCCTVSEEVTETGTEEIVEKPLKKKKKKKTDPEPYEVESDNRELADFADVTVKEETNLQINNTNGFQNEEPKKKKKKRHQEDQDPVFQGSDSSGYQSDHKKRKKKRKQ